From the Gavia stellata isolate bGavSte3 chromosome 22, bGavSte3.hap2, whole genome shotgun sequence genome, one window contains:
- the SRP68 gene encoding signal recognition particle subunit SRP68, which produces MGNRHKFTGKKVTEEILSDNRYLLLILMDAERAWSYAMQLKQEANTEPRKRFHLLSRLRKAVKHAEELERLCESNRVDAKTKLEAQAYMAYLTGMLRFEHQEWKAAMEAFNKCKTIYEKLANAFTEEQAVLYNQRVEEISPNIRYCAYNIGDQSAMNELMQMRLRSGGTEGLLAEKLEALITQTRAKQAATMSEVEWRGRTVPVKIDKVRIFLLGLADNEAAIVQAENEETKERLFESLLSECRDAIQAVREDLKPDQKQREHSLENDSGRVSNIQYLHSYLTYIKLSTAIKRNESMAKSLQKALLQQQRSEEDGKRTPRPQDLIRLYDIILQNLVELTQLPGLEEDKNFQKEIGLKTLVYKAYRCFFIAQSYVLVKKWSEALVLYERVLKYAREVQSGAGAYTNSLKELPDVQDLITQVNAEKYSLQAAAILDANDTHETESPSQVKDGKPLSERFETFCLDPSLVSKQVSLVHFPPGFQPIPCKPLFFDLALNHVAFPPLEDKVEQKAKSGLTGYIKGIFGFKS; this is translated from the exons ATGGGAAACAGGCACAAGTTCACTGGGAAGAAAGTAACTGAAGAGATTCTCTCAGACAACAG GTATTTGCTGTTGATTCTGATGGATGCAGAGAGAGCCTGGAGTTATGCCATGCAGCTGAAACAGGAAGCAAACACAGAGCCTCGCAAACGATTTCACTTGCTGTCTCGCCTGCGCAAAGCTGTGAAACATGCTGAGGAGCTGGAGCGACTGTGTGAAAGTAACCGAGTGGATGCCAAAACAAAGCTGGAAGCTCAG GCATACATGGCTTACCTCACAGGAATGCTTCGTTTTGAACACCAGGAGTGGAAGGCAGCAATGGAGGCTTTCAACAAATGCAA AACCATATATGAAAAACTGGCCAATGCTTTCACAGAAGAACAAGCTGTACTGTATAATCAGCGTGTGGAAGAGATCTCACCCAACATTCGCTACTGTGCCTATAACATTG GTGACCAGTCTGCTATGAATGAGTTGATGCAGATGAGGCTGAGGTCTGGTGGCACTGAAGGTCTTCTTGCAGAAAAGCTGGAG GCGCTGATTACCCAAACTCGAGCAAAGCAGGCAGCCACGATGAGCGAGGTGGAGTGGAGAGGAAGAACTGTTCCGGTGAAGATAGACAAAGTGAGGATCTTCTTGCTGGGCCTGGCTGACAACGAAGCAGCGATTGTTCAG GCAGAAAATGAGGAGACAAAGGAACGTTTGTTTGAATCCTTACTCAGTGAGTGTAGAGATGCCATTCAGGCTGTTCGGGAAGATCTGAAACCAGACCAG aagcagcgGGAGCACTCTCTGGAAAATGATTCTGGGAGGGTGTCCAACATCCAGTACTTACACAG ttaTTTGACTTACATCAAGCTGTCAACAGCCATCAAGCGTAATGAGAGCATGGCAAAGTCTTTGCAGAaggcactgctgcagcagcagcggtCAGAAGAGGATGGCAAGCGCACACCACGGCCTCAGGACCTGATCCGTCTTTACGATATCATTTTGCAG AACCTTGTGGAACTGACACAGCTTCCTGGCCTAGAAGAGGACAAGAACTTCCAAAAAGAGATTGGATTGAAGACACTTGTGTACAAAGCTTACAG GTGTTTCTTCATTGCGCAGTCCTATGTCCTGGTAAAGAAATGGAGTGAAGCTCTTGTTTTGTATGAGAGAGTGCTGAAATATGCCCGCGAAGTTCAGTCAGGAGCTGGAGCTTATACAAACAGCTTGAAG GAGCTGCCTGATGTTCAGGATCTGATCACTCAAGTCAATGCAGAGAAATACTCCTTGCAAGCAGCAGCTATATTAG ATGCAAATGATACTCATGAGACTGAGTCTCCATCTCAGGTCAAGGATGGCAAG CCACTCTCAGAACGGTTTGAGACGTTCTGTCTGGATCCTTCTCTTGTCAGCAAGCAAGTCAGCCTCGTCCACTTCCCTCCGGGCTTCCAGCCCATTCCATGCAAACCCTTGTTCTTTGACCTGGCCCTTAATCATGTTGCTTTCCCACCTCTGGAGGACAAGGTGGAGCAGAAGGCCAAGAGTGGCCTCACAGGATATATAAAGGGCATCTTTGGATTCAAAAGTTAA